One Owenweeksia hongkongensis DSM 17368 genomic region harbors:
- a CDS encoding Na(+)-translocating NADH-quinone reductase subunit A: MSETIKIKRGVDIKLQGTAEQIYANAEMPKTFAIKPTDFLGARLKLAVKEGDEVKAGSPILFNKDREAVKFCSPVSGEIAEIVRGEKRKLLEIRILADKEVKYENFGAADPKSLDAKAVKEKMLASGCWPFITQRPYNVVANPERSPKAIFISCFNSDPISVDVDFAVHGMEKEFQAGIDALSKLTEGKIHLGLQGGSNPSSVFANCTGVEKHSFKGPHPAGNVGVQIHKIDPINKGEVVWTVNPENVIIIGRLFLEGKFDASINIAVAGAEVEKPRYHKTIIGANIQGLVEGNVSQNNNRYISGGVYTGTKIKSDGYLGFYDRQVSVLPEGDQAEFFGWIAPGLDKFSMSRTMFSWMMPNKKYNLDTGMHGEERAFVVTGEYEKVFPFDIYPVQLLKSIMVSDIEAMENLGIYEVVEEDMALCEVVCTSKIPVQQVLREGLDLMLKELGD; encoded by the coding sequence ATGTCAGAAACAATTAAGATCAAGCGTGGAGTAGATATTAAACTGCAAGGTACAGCCGAGCAGATCTATGCCAACGCAGAAATGCCCAAAACATTTGCTATTAAGCCAACTGATTTTTTGGGTGCCAGGCTAAAATTAGCTGTCAAAGAGGGTGACGAAGTTAAAGCTGGTTCGCCTATCCTGTTTAATAAGGATAGAGAAGCGGTGAAGTTTTGTTCTCCTGTAAGCGGTGAAATTGCAGAGATAGTAAGAGGTGAAAAGCGTAAACTTTTAGAGATACGCATTCTTGCTGACAAGGAAGTGAAGTATGAAAACTTTGGCGCTGCCGATCCAAAATCATTGGATGCAAAAGCGGTAAAGGAAAAAATGCTTGCTTCAGGATGTTGGCCTTTTATTACGCAACGCCCCTACAATGTGGTAGCTAATCCTGAGCGTAGTCCAAAAGCCATTTTTATTTCTTGCTTCAATAGCGATCCTATATCTGTAGATGTGGATTTTGCTGTTCACGGTATGGAAAAAGAATTCCAAGCTGGAATTGATGCGCTTTCTAAACTTACCGAAGGAAAAATTCACTTAGGCTTGCAAGGCGGTTCTAATCCAAGCAGTGTGTTTGCAAACTGCACAGGGGTAGAAAAGCACAGCTTTAAAGGACCACACCCTGCAGGTAATGTAGGTGTGCAAATCCATAAAATTGACCCTATCAATAAGGGTGAAGTTGTGTGGACGGTAAATCCTGAAAACGTAATTATTATTGGTCGTCTTTTCCTTGAAGGGAAATTTGATGCCTCGATAAATATTGCTGTTGCTGGTGCTGAGGTAGAAAAGCCAAGATATCACAAAACCATTATTGGTGCCAATATTCAAGGTTTGGTAGAAGGTAATGTGAGTCAAAATAATAATAGGTATATCAGCGGTGGTGTATATACTGGTACCAAAATCAAGTCTGATGGGTACTTAGGATTTTATGATCGTCAGGTTTCTGTTTTACCAGAAGGTGATCAGGCTGAATTCTTTGGATGGATAGCTCCAGGCCTTGATAAATTCAGTATGTCTCGTACCATGTTCTCATGGATGATGCCTAACAAGAAATATAACCTGGATACAGGAATGCACGGTGAAGAGCGTGCGTTCGTTGTAACCGGTGAGTATGAAAAAGTATTTCCTTTTGACATATACCCAGTACAACTTCTAAAGTCTATCATGGTGAGCGATATCGAAGCCATGGAAAACCTAGGGATTTATGAGGTAGTAGAAGAGGATATGGCGCTTTGTGAAGTAGTATGTACTTCTAAGATTCCGGTACAGCAAGTACTTCGCGAAGGTCTTGATCTTATGTTGAAAGAACTAGGCGATTAA
- the nqrE gene encoding NADH:ubiquinone reductase (Na(+)-transporting) subunit E: MQDLVNLFVKSIFVENMIFAYFLGMCSYLAVSKTVKTGVGLGAAVIFVMGITVPVNYLLENFVLKEGALSWLGSDFAEVDLSFLSFIMFIAVIASMVQLVEMIVEKFAPALYGALGIFLPLIAVNCSILGGSLFMQERNYATIGEATVYGLGSGVGWFLAIVAIAAIREKIRYSNVPPALRGLGITFIVTGLMGIAFMAFMGIKL; this comes from the coding sequence ATGCAGGATTTAGTAAACTTATTCGTAAAGTCAATCTTTGTAGAGAACATGATTTTTGCCTACTTCCTGGGCATGTGTTCTTACTTGGCTGTATCAAAAACGGTAAAAACAGGAGTTGGTCTTGGTGCCGCAGTAATCTTTGTAATGGGGATTACAGTGCCAGTAAACTACCTATTGGAAAACTTTGTACTTAAGGAAGGTGCTTTGAGCTGGTTAGGTTCAGACTTCGCAGAAGTAGATCTTAGCTTTCTTTCATTCATCATGTTTATCGCAGTAATTGCATCTATGGTGCAGTTGGTAGAAATGATTGTAGAGAAATTTGCTCCAGCACTTTACGGTGCATTGGGTATTTTCCTTCCACTTATCGCGGTAAACTGTTCAATCCTTGGAGGATCATTATTTATGCAAGAGCGTAACTATGCCACCATTGGTGAGGCTACGGTTTACGGTCTAGGTAGTGGTGTAGGTTGGTTTTTAGCAATTGTAGCTATTGCAGCTATTCGCGAAAAGATTCGTTATTCAAACGTTCCTCCGGCATTGAGAGGTCTTGGTATCACGTTTATCGTTACCGGACTTATGGGTATAGCCTTCATGGCCTTTATGGGAATTAAGCTGTAA
- a CDS encoding sensor histidine kinase, which produces MKYFVYALIPLLCFMAVLFLVIEGVYTHESETQAITKANAIAKETTVEFNYLIRPLLSSNAYLARSNFLKKILSDEGEKSAVENDFSLLAQTHPVFQQVRLLDTSGNEVLRVNYNNDGLEKIGDEELQDKSHRGYFKKAKNLKPDQIYVTPISLNLEHNNVERPYSAVFRIISPVDTGETRMGYLVYNVSVERVISLLDVQAGSDYSQLMLLNSSGEGLRYTGDKIDYLFSNSDLGSFDGRASEVWNLIGNSKRGNKLSETGVYAWTQFDLNESSKSFPENISFLEPRSSSFKVLICTPIVKGNLISDLRDIDKLLIIGLLIAFLVLAANYSWGRVQSNKRHHLISNLNDELIKSQANLNSEKNSLKKVLHELTLRNNQLTEFSSIISHNIRAPLSSLTLLIQFLRNNYKDLAEESRKEAFDKLQMSSDSLHSLAKDLWSAVEILDSKDVKMEKVDINAILLKATDQLRNEIKESSAQIKTDFSTWFLMTYNKAYLQSILVNLISNSIKYRSPERDVIIEIVAEKFQGKSVLKVMDNGRGINMDWHSNSVFGMHRTFHGDVAGRGMGLFMVKMQVEALGGNIFVESEDGKGSTFTIMF; this is translated from the coding sequence ATGAAATACTTTGTTTATGCTTTGATTCCATTACTCTGTTTTATGGCAGTTTTGTTTTTAGTAATAGAGGGTGTCTATACTCATGAAAGTGAGACGCAAGCTATTACTAAGGCAAATGCAATTGCCAAGGAAACAACAGTTGAGTTTAATTACCTAATCCGTCCATTGTTGTCTAGTAATGCTTATTTGGCAAGGAGTAATTTCTTGAAAAAAATACTTAGTGATGAGGGAGAAAAAAGCGCAGTAGAGAATGACTTTTCGCTTTTGGCTCAGACACATCCTGTTTTTCAGCAGGTGAGACTTTTGGATACTTCAGGTAATGAAGTGCTCCGAGTAAATTACAATAATGATGGGCTAGAGAAAATAGGAGATGAAGAGCTGCAAGACAAGTCGCACAGGGGTTACTTTAAAAAAGCAAAGAATCTAAAACCCGATCAGATTTATGTGACTCCAATTAGTTTGAATCTGGAGCACAACAATGTAGAAAGACCCTACAGTGCGGTGTTTCGTATTATCAGCCCTGTAGATACCGGAGAAACTCGAATGGGATATCTTGTGTATAATGTGAGTGTTGAGCGAGTTATTAGCTTATTAGATGTACAAGCGGGTTCTGACTATTCACAATTGATGTTATTGAACTCATCAGGCGAAGGTTTACGGTATACTGGAGATAAGATTGATTATCTTTTTTCCAATTCTGACTTGGGAAGTTTTGATGGAAGGGCTTCAGAAGTTTGGAATCTGATTGGAAATTCCAAAAGGGGTAATAAGCTATCAGAAACGGGAGTATACGCATGGACTCAGTTTGATTTGAATGAGAGCAGCAAGTCTTTTCCCGAGAACATTTCATTTCTAGAACCTCGATCTTCAAGTTTTAAGGTGCTTATTTGCACGCCAATAGTGAAGGGAAACTTGATATCAGATTTGAGAGATATAGACAAGCTTCTTATTATAGGGCTTCTCATTGCTTTTCTAGTTCTTGCTGCTAATTATTCATGGGGAAGAGTACAGTCAAATAAACGGCACCACTTAATATCAAACCTTAACGATGAACTGATAAAGTCGCAGGCGAATCTAAACAGTGAAAAAAATAGCCTTAAAAAGGTGCTGCATGAGTTAACACTCAGAAATAATCAGTTAACTGAGTTTAGTAGCATTATTTCGCACAATATTAGAGCGCCACTTTCCAGTCTTACTTTATTGATTCAGTTCTTGAGAAACAATTATAAAGACTTAGCAGAGGAGAGTAGAAAGGAAGCTTTTGATAAATTACAGATGTCTTCAGATTCTCTCCACAGTCTAGCAAAAGATTTATGGTCTGCTGTGGAGATATTAGATAGCAAGGATGTGAAGATGGAAAAAGTGGATATCAATGCTATTTTGTTGAAAGCCACTGATCAACTTAGAAATGAAATTAAGGAGAGCAGTGCACAGATTAAAACGGATTTTAGTACCTGGTTTTTAATGACCTATAACAAAGCTTACCTCCAGAGTATACTGGTAAACCTCATAAGTAATTCAATAAAGTATAGGTCACCAGAAAGAGATGTGATAATCGAAATCGTGGCAGAAAAATTTCAAGGTAAGAGTGTGCTTAAGGTAATGGATAATGGACGAGGGATAAATATGGATTGGCATAGCAACAGCGTTTTTGGAATGCACAGAACCTTTCATGGAGATGTGGCTGGGCGAGGTATGGGGTTGTTTATGGTAAAAATGCAAGTTGAAGCTCTTGGAGGAAACATTTTTGTGGAAAGTGAAGATGGTAAAGGCTCCACGTTTACAATAATGTTTTAG
- the nqrC gene encoding NADH:ubiquinone reductase (Na(+)-transporting) subunit C — protein sequence MDVNKNSYTFMFAGVMVVVVAALLSFAATSLKPMQDKNVAQEKKQNILNSIGIEVSREQAEEDYSKYIKKELVINNGEIKEGVKAFDVELSKEIKKTPADRDAPLYIADKDGETYYIIPLRGKGLWGPIWGYISLKGDVNTVSGAIFDHKSETPGLGAEIATPIFMDQFLDKKILDSKGDFASIQVMKGNASGDYEVDGISGGTITSVGVQDMLEDCIQAYVPFLKKYAAGNATASAAQAENMNVATIEE from the coding sequence ATGGATGTAAATAAAAACAGTTACACGTTTATGTTTGCCGGTGTGATGGTAGTGGTGGTAGCAGCTTTGCTATCGTTTGCTGCAACTTCACTTAAGCCTATGCAAGACAAGAACGTGGCCCAAGAGAAAAAACAGAACATTCTGAATTCTATCGGCATTGAAGTGAGCCGTGAGCAAGCTGAAGAAGATTACAGCAAGTACATTAAGAAGGAACTTGTAATCAACAATGGAGAAATAAAAGAAGGTGTTAAAGCTTTTGACGTAGAACTTTCTAAAGAAATAAAGAAAACTCCGGCTGATAGAGACGCACCTTTATATATTGCAGACAAGGATGGTGAAACTTACTACATCATTCCACTTAGAGGTAAAGGTCTTTGGGGTCCTATCTGGGGATATATTTCCCTTAAGGGAGATGTGAACACTGTGAGCGGAGCAATTTTTGACCACAAGTCAGAAACTCCTGGACTAGGTGCCGAAATCGCAACACCAATCTTTATGGATCAGTTTCTTGACAAAAAAATACTTGACAGCAAGGGTGACTTTGCCAGCATTCAGGTAATGAAAGGAAATGCATCTGGAGATTATGAAGTAGATGGAATTAGTGGTGGTACTATTACTTCGGTAGGAGTACAGGATATGCTTGAAGATTGTATTCAGGCATATGTGCCATTCCTTAAAAAGTATGCAGCGGGTAATGCTACCGCGTCTGCTGCTCAGGCTGAAAATATGAACGTAGCAACCATAGAAGAATAA
- a CDS encoding NADH:ubiquinone reductase (Na(+)-transporting) subunit D, translating into MAEVTEALEKQKKQSEPLFGKKNRKLISDPLNDSNPITVQVLGICSALAITVKLYPALVMSISVLFVLAVGNVIISLMRNIIPNRIRIIVQLVVVAALVILVDQVLKAFAYDVSKELSVFVGLIITNCIIMGRFEAFALANGPWKSFLDGLGNAFGYAWILLAVAFFRELLGSGALFGVQIIPQSWYLSEGGFYSNNGMMLLPPMALITVGIIIWVQRARNTKLIEEN; encoded by the coding sequence ATGGCTGAAGTAACTGAAGCTTTAGAAAAGCAAAAGAAACAGAGCGAACCTCTGTTTGGCAAAAAGAATCGCAAGCTAATTAGCGATCCTTTGAACGACAGCAACCCTATTACCGTTCAGGTTTTGGGTATCTGTTCTGCACTTGCAATTACTGTTAAACTTTACCCAGCATTGGTAATGTCTATTTCGGTATTGTTTGTACTAGCAGTGGGTAACGTTATTATCTCATTGATGAGAAATATTATCCCAAACCGTATCCGTATCATCGTTCAATTGGTGGTAGTAGCGGCTTTGGTAATCTTGGTAGACCAGGTGCTTAAGGCCTTTGCTTATGACGTAAGCAAGGAACTTTCTGTATTCGTAGGTTTGATTATTACCAACTGTATTATCATGGGACGTTTTGAGGCGTTTGCTTTGGCAAATGGCCCATGGAAATCTTTCCTTGATGGACTTGGTAACGCATTTGGATACGCTTGGATTTTGTTAGCCGTGGCATTCTTCCGTGAACTTTTGGGTTCTGGAGCATTGTTCGGAGTTCAAATTATCCCACAAAGCTGGTATTTGAGTGAAGGAGGTTTTTACAGTAACAACGGTATGATGTTGCTTCCTCCAATGGCGCTTATTACTGTAGGTATTATCATTTGGGTGCAGCGTGCGCGCAACACCAAACTAATCGAAGAAAACTAA
- a CDS encoding NADH:ubiquinone reductase (Na(+)-transporting) subunit B has product MKIFKNLLDSVKPHFEEGGKLEKLYPVYDGFATFLFVPGHATHSGAHVRDGIDLKRTMITVVLALVPALLFGMWNVGYFHYNALGMTDVTFWDQFLFGAIKVLPMVIVSYAVGLGIEFAFCVIKKHQINEGFLVSGMLIPLIMPVDIPLWMVAVSTIFAVVIGKEVFGGTGMNILNPALTARAFAFFAYPSYMSGDKVWINTSVDAGQAVVDGHSGATALGELAVTGTTQYSPMEMFIGNIPGSIGETSVIAILIGAAILLYTGIGSWRIMLSGLIGAIVMGLIFNAVAPYAISPEQQEFMAVPFWQHLMMGGFAFGLVFMATDPVSAAQTTRGKWIYGFLVGILCIMIRVFNPAYPEGVMMAILFMNVMAPLVDHYVIQANIKKRKKRIQVKTA; this is encoded by the coding sequence ATGAAGATTTTTAAGAATTTACTCGATAGCGTAAAACCTCACTTTGAAGAAGGAGGAAAGCTTGAAAAATTATACCCGGTGTACGATGGTTTTGCGACCTTCTTATTTGTACCCGGACACGCTACCCACAGTGGAGCGCACGTTCGTGATGGGATTGACCTAAAGCGCACCATGATTACCGTAGTATTGGCACTTGTGCCAGCATTGCTTTTTGGTATGTGGAATGTAGGTTACTTCCACTACAATGCTTTGGGAATGACTGATGTTACTTTTTGGGATCAGTTTCTTTTTGGAGCCATCAAAGTTCTACCAATGGTTATCGTGTCTTACGCGGTAGGATTGGGAATTGAATTTGCTTTTTGTGTAATTAAGAAGCACCAGATCAACGAGGGTTTCCTTGTTTCAGGTATGCTTATTCCTCTTATCATGCCGGTGGATATTCCACTATGGATGGTAGCTGTTTCTACAATTTTTGCTGTAGTAATTGGTAAAGAAGTATTTGGAGGTACTGGGATGAATATCCTAAACCCTGCACTTACTGCACGTGCTTTTGCATTCTTTGCTTATCCTTCTTATATGTCTGGAGACAAAGTGTGGATCAACACTTCAGTAGACGCAGGACAAGCTGTAGTAGATGGCCACTCAGGAGCTACTGCTCTTGGTGAACTAGCTGTTACAGGTACTACTCAATACTCTCCAATGGAAATGTTTATTGGAAATATCCCAGGGTCAATTGGTGAAACTTCTGTAATCGCCATTTTGATTGGAGCAGCTATTCTTCTTTATACCGGTATTGGTAGCTGGAGAATTATGCTTTCGGGCCTTATTGGTGCCATTGTAATGGGATTGATCTTTAATGCAGTTGCACCTTATGCAATTTCACCTGAGCAACAAGAATTTATGGCTGTTCCATTTTGGCAACACCTTATGATGGGAGGCTTTGCCTTCGGTTTGGTATTTATGGCTACAGATCCTGTATCTGCTGCGCAAACTACTCGTGGAAAGTGGATTTACGGTTTCCTTGTAGGTATTTTGTGTATCATGATTCGTGTGTTCAACCCTGCATACCCAGAGGGTGTGATGATGGCTATTTTGTTTATGAACGTAATGGCGCCATTAGTTGATCATTATGTGATTCAGGCTAACATCAAGAAGCGTAAGAAAAGAATTCAAGTAAAAACTGCTTAA
- a CDS encoding response regulator, with product MNLFVGNLLLSTNYSRNAIRNMGNCNVCIIDDDIVYQFTAKKFLEKISEVSKIMIFSNGLEASQHLHDKPTTAEDLPDIIFLDIRMPVMDGFTFLERFKTIKPNIAKPITIYMVSSSPESKDREKALAYSEVSEYLIKPLTFDIFKEKIYSFLN from the coding sequence TTGAATTTATTCGTAGGGAATTTACTACTTTCAACGAATTACTCACGAAATGCGATCAGAAATATGGGCAACTGTAATGTATGTATAATTGATGATGACATTGTATATCAATTTACCGCAAAGAAATTTTTAGAAAAAATCAGCGAAGTATCTAAAATTATGATCTTCTCTAATGGCCTTGAAGCAAGTCAGCACCTGCATGACAAGCCTACAACAGCCGAGGATTTACCCGATATAATTTTTTTGGATATTAGAATGCCTGTAATGGATGGCTTTACCTTCTTGGAGCGTTTTAAAACTATAAAACCCAACATTGCTAAACCTATCACCATTTATATGGTAAGTTCATCACCAGAAAGTAAGGATCGGGAAAAGGCTTTGGCCTACTCTGAGGTCTCAGAATACCTGATCAAGCCGCTCACTTTCGATATTTTTAAAGAGAAGATTTATAGTTTTCTAAACTAG
- a CDS encoding replication/maintenance protein RepL — protein sequence MSKARKATQKTRVQVIKNVVKKEDVFAVETRTKTIPKKFVRLFRGASVIFRDLSKGALLMLHELLWEMDPDTNVFSWNDIVKEDMSKNVGMKLATIEGYVENLVKGGAIKNLQRGKYMVNPEIATFSNVSEERRRELIKNFSQLDFREFKKSVKQQLSRQNSIKQKKQRRRKKESSTKVFDPSTFVPTDETVDKNQADSVESVVFAES from the coding sequence ATGAGTAAAGCTAGAAAAGCTACGCAGAAAACACGTGTTCAGGTTATAAAAAACGTTGTGAAAAAAGAGGACGTTTTTGCGGTGGAAACTAGGACGAAAACTATCCCAAAGAAATTTGTGCGCTTGTTTCGTGGAGCAAGCGTTATTTTCAGGGACCTATCTAAGGGGGCGTTGCTGATGCTGCATGAGCTTCTGTGGGAGATGGATCCAGACACTAACGTATTCAGTTGGAACGATATTGTCAAGGAGGATATGTCGAAAAACGTAGGGATGAAGTTGGCTACGATAGAAGGATATGTTGAGAACTTGGTGAAAGGAGGTGCTATAAAAAACCTACAGAGGGGAAAGTACATGGTAAACCCTGAGATTGCTACTTTTTCTAACGTATCCGAAGAGCGCAGACGCGAACTGATAAAAAACTTTAGTCAACTTGACTTCCGCGAATTCAAGAAATCTGTCAAGCAACAATTAAGTAGACAGAACAGCATCAAACAAAAAAAGCAAAGAAGAAGGAAGAAGGAAAGTTCTACAAAGGTATTTGATCCTTCCACCTTTGTCCCAACGGATGAAACAGTTGATAAAAATCAGGCTGACTCGGTCGAATCCGTTGTTTTTGCTGAGTCGTGA
- the nqrF gene encoding NADH:ubiquinone reductase (Na(+)-transporting) subunit F, producing the protein MVLLATSTIIISSIVVFFIVIFLLVSILLGAKAKLAPSGPVTLDINGNATEVDSGNTLLSTLSNQKIFLPSACGGGGTCAMCKCQVLDGGGEILPTEAPYFTRKEIADNWRLGCQVKVKNDMKIKVPEEIFGIKEWEATVVSNYNVATYIKEFVVEIPEDMDYKAGGYIQIKIPETTVKFSEMDIKAHPKDHPGEPDKFEKDWAEGPFAMRHLVMKNDEEVVRAYSMASYPAEGRNIMLNVRVAAPPFDRAKNTWADINPGIASSYIFNLKPGDKCTISGPYGEFFIKDTDAEMLYIGGGAGMAPMRSHIYELFRTLKTGRKVSYWYGGRSKDELFYIHYFREIEKNFPNFKFYMVLSDAKPEDNWVEKKDIHDEAGDGFVGFVHNAVIEQYLSKHDAPEEIEFYFCGPPMMNAAVLNMCDNWGVPPENVSFDDFGG; encoded by the coding sequence ATGGTATTATTGGCAACATCTACAATTATAATTAGCAGTATAGTTGTATTCTTTATCGTAATCTTTTTGCTTGTATCCATCCTTTTGGGTGCTAAAGCAAAGCTTGCTCCATCAGGGCCTGTAACCCTTGATATTAATGGTAATGCTACCGAAGTGGATTCTGGAAATACACTTTTGAGCACATTATCAAATCAAAAAATATTTCTTCCTTCTGCCTGTGGTGGTGGTGGTACTTGCGCTATGTGTAAGTGTCAGGTGCTAGATGGTGGTGGTGAAATACTTCCTACCGAAGCTCCCTACTTTACCCGTAAGGAAATAGCTGACAACTGGCGTTTGGGTTGCCAGGTGAAGGTGAAGAATGATATGAAAATCAAAGTTCCAGAAGAGATTTTTGGAATTAAAGAATGGGAAGCAACTGTGGTTTCTAACTACAACGTTGCAACCTATATCAAAGAATTCGTAGTAGAAATTCCTGAGGATATGGATTATAAGGCTGGAGGTTATATCCAGATTAAAATCCCTGAAACCACGGTTAAGTTCTCAGAAATGGATATCAAAGCTCATCCTAAGGATCACCCAGGTGAGCCAGATAAGTTTGAGAAGGATTGGGCAGAAGGTCCATTTGCCATGCGTCATTTGGTAATGAAGAATGACGAAGAAGTAGTACGTGCTTACTCAATGGCTTCTTACCCTGCTGAGGGGAGAAACATTATGCTTAACGTACGTGTAGCTGCTCCACCGTTTGATAGAGCAAAAAATACTTGGGCTGATATTAACCCGGGAATTGCTTCATCTTACATCTTTAACCTTAAGCCTGGTGATAAGTGTACCATTTCTGGTCCTTACGGAGAATTCTTTATAAAGGATACGGATGCAGAAATGCTTTACATAGGTGGTGGAGCTGGTATGGCACCAATGCGTTCTCACATTTATGAGCTATTTAGAACCTTAAAGACTGGTAGAAAAGTTTCTTACTGGTATGGAGGTCGCTCTAAAGATGAGTTGTTCTATATTCACTATTTCCGTGAAATCGAAAAGAACTTCCCAAACTTTAAGTTCTACATGGTATTATCTGATGCTAAACCTGAAGATAACTGGGTAGAAAAGAAAGATATTCATGATGAAGCTGGAGATGGTTTTGTAGGCTTTGTTCACAATGCTGTAATTGAGCAGTACTTGAGCAAGCACGATGCTCCAGAAGAGATTGAGTTTTATTTCTGTGGACCACCAATGATGAACGCAGCTGTATTGAACATGTGTGACAACTGGGGGGTACCACCAGAAAATGTAAGTTTTGATGACTTTGGAGGGTAA